The genomic stretch ccaaaacggcacacttttgctcagacctagattaagacttagtttacatcttaaaaaaatctcataatatgtcccctttaacatttaaacaacaaTTAGCAATTTTTATAGTAAGGTATACTAATAAAATTCTCATTGTCAAATAAAAAACTATGAACACGAGTCAGATTTTTAAGTAACTTTAGTTTTGAGCAAAGAATGTATAAAAAAGATATAGAAAACTGTGTATATCTGCTGAAAGGAAACATTAAGAGTGTCTGTCCCTCTGGATTCAATGTGCCAGAGGATCTGACATTTACATGGGGAACAGCAGAAAACCACTGAAACTTGTGTAGCTTTCTTTATCATCATAAACCCAGCTGTTCTCCCACAGCTGTGTGTAGACTTTATCACCGCTCTCCAGTGTAAGAACAACACCATTGCTGCCATTAGCATTGCTCTCAGCTttcagagaaaacacagaacACTGAGGTTGATCATTCTTATATAGACTCACTGCCATTTGGTTACCAGTGTGAGAATGAGCATAAAATCTGAAGAAATAAACTCCTTTTACTGGTGCTGTAAAAATACCTGCAAGAAGAAAACATTCAAATTCAGGAACCTTGCCAAATGTGTATTtcacttcacatacacatgTACTTTATATCACACAAGCATGTAGGAAGGACATAGATTACCATTGTTCGAGTCATATGCATTTCCGGTGTTAGTGAAGACTTTTTGGTAGACCAGAGTCTTTTGATCAGCAAAGGGTCCAGTCTGTTGTAATCCAGATGCCAAAAGTCCAGCTGAAAATGCAACCTTTTTGCCTGTAAACAGGTAAGCGGACTTAGTGGTTTTGTTTTGGGAAAGGTTaaaacattacagtaaatttattttcacttacacttataatattattacattGCATGTTTACATTGGTTGTAAAATAGAAGTAATTCAAAAAATGATAAAGATAACTATAAAAGAAAAAGACAACAAATAACtggaaaaataaagaaataaaaatagatTATATTTCCATAAAACCACATcactgttattaaactatagTTTTTACCTTCATTCTCTTGCTTTAATACTTTCAGAGTTTCCTCTGTGACTCTCAATCTTTCTTCAATGTCCTTGATTTTTTCTGGTGTAATTAAATTTTGAGCTAGTGAAGAGACACAGAGCAATAAAAAACATCTTTAGAGCACCAAGCATGTTCATAGATACATTTTTACTATTTATATCCAATAGTGCCTGTGGTGTAAGTTAACTTTTGTTTGGACCATGGGGAAATATTGAAGAAGATGATAATGTTAGAGCAGTAATTCTTAAAGTGTGGTCACTGGTCCGCGGACtactagtggtccgccaaacccccccagtggtccgccaaaagatgacctaggcaagtgtttatacaatcgcCACTTAAGTTGATTTTTAAATTAATGCACTCGtgaaactgtgatatcagttcttgccttcctgttttaataacgtaaaaatggattggtggctaaaccaaagaggagtcaaaagaaaagatcaagcgtcaactgaaagcagctaaaatccacagatctatttgttttgtaatgtactagtttttgtttcatgtgtaaaatccctgtaatttcagtgattttgcacattaaggggaaattttttttcagtattttattgttaccatagttacaaccatagacttcacatacccaccacctcagttttaaactattggctctttggaatgacattaaagcgtaactaaacccctggtcagagcctgactccacccactgcaatatttgaaaaatgcaagaaaagtgggcagatcccaacagagatagaggggacgaactaagctcgtatcaagtgtgtggtgagatcgtaacaagggcgtggtgagcttgaacctgcttacgtcacgagttatttcttggacccaacatccaataggaaaattcaactgcaatagccaccgttcaacctgaagagggcagcactcagacgtttttacaccatatattgtagtattgaaacactttatatccaaatgtcaaaaaacttactaaaatcaatgaacagcactaataaagcttcattcttacagatcattaactaaaaaaagttggtttagggtttagttactctttaagttggacctacacagcaaaatccccagagttaaatcaACTCTGCTGGTTGTACatattgtcccaatcttacagagAGTTAAAAAGTAACTCTGAAGCAGagttaaaagctgcaatctgtaactttatcctctctatcaccatctctgtttgaaacctaaaattgcattttacatcaAACTtgtagaatttttttcttaacttaggtttagatgttggttgtttcattttaagtcaccattattgtgatcagtggttgttttagCTGGACTTGACTCTTAGTTGCTAACTTTTTCAACTGCTATAACtatgtttgtttaaaacatgttGTGTTATAGCAAGGAAAATACAACAGCACAATTTTATAGTGGTGTTAGTACATAAAGTCTAAACATCATCAGCATCTAGAAAATGTATGTGCAGGTGTAGTGTTCGCACACTTATTAGAAGTATCCTTTTCCATTAATTGTGTGAGACTCTACTATAATACAGCACCCTCATAGCAGTTTGTCATTCTAAATGATTTTGAAACACTGATACTTAAAATTTGGCTACTGTGTAGCGTACACatacaaacatcaagaatcagagtataaatcacaatgatggtgaaaataaaatgaaaagcttcatgctgcaatgcatgctgggtatcaacaaattacaaatctcatccaaaactcccagaatgcactgtggcaggaataaataatgaacattgttaccattttctttgtcacccttgttgagattcatactcagattcttgatgtttgtgtgtctacatTGTGGTGCGGTTAATTTTTAAGTCCCTCAAAATCGTTCAGAATGACAAACTGCCATGAGAGTGCTAGATATTTTACTACAGTCTCACATGATTAATGGAAAAGGATACTTATAAGTGTGTAAACACTACACCTGCACATAAGTGTTCTAGATGCTGACAATATTTAGAATTTATGTACTAAAAAATCACTATGGAATTGcagtattgttttttctttgctATAACACAACATGACTTAACCATATAAAATTATAGAAGGTGGAAAAAACTAGCAACTAAGAGTCTAGTCCTACTAAAACATCCACTGAGTACAATAATGGTGAGTTTAAATGAAACAGCaaacatctaaacctaagttaagaaaataactacaagtatgcaattttaggtttcaaacagagatggtgatagagaggataaaatgagatggtcctcactgcggaacacaacatccagggggcggggttggatctagatccaactcctcccactttatatactttgttccgccaaatgaaccagtatatttgcgttgttgcagcccgcaattagttgcaacttgtggtcgccaacgtttgctcttatcaatttaagtgtacgtttgattaataatatagttgagaatgattcataatttagaaagtatcaCAGTTAGGTGTAAGGAGAGGTACGGACATGTTCCCGACagtttgatatcactgaagggatttatttgtacattatcccacttataacacagctattcctatacgagtaaatataaaaacaaatttatttgatatcttttattagcaaataaaaaaaagtaaaccatctacgagggaaacctgtttcctaatggctgtaagcaaagacacgttaaaacaagttcaaagtccatatatattttaataattatgcatatttatactgtatccattaataggtcttaactgcatgtggtaagattactcatagtaggcttacccgaaatgttttactccaaaacattatagcaaaaaacttacatttcaccctaaaggcactacttttattgtagtcataagtaaagttagtttttatgtcaaaataataacttaatttagttacgacttaatgcggaaatggtaacgcagaaacacgtgtatgacgtgtcttgtggtaaaactgccgaccaatgggatctctggatcgggatccagctccgcccctggatctaaatccaaccccgccccctagATGTCAcgttctgcagtgaggcgctactgGATAAAATGACTGATTGCAGCTTTTAACTCAAATTCAGAGTTACTTTTTAACTctctgtaagattgggacaatatGTACAACCAGCAGAGTTGATTTAACTCTGaggattttgctgtgtaggctgttatagtatgtttaattgcagtttttttcacatgtgcagtttgttgttcatattaagctgcaactcatttcacatttactttttcaaatgaaataaaattcatataataatttctgaacatagcattgcatttgtttaaaaaaaaaatagtttttgacttgaaacagttgcatattaaacttaaacttaGCTAATCCttcgtattttgttgttttttgggggagtgttagagtgggattctgtaaggtggtcctcagaaaaaaattggaagataaagagttccttgggctgaaaaagtttgagaaataCTGTGTTAGAGTAAACATGAACCTTTGGACTTAAAGCTTTGGATTCATTTTAAGAtctttaaagttttattttacttttagtaaggatatCTATAAACTCCTGTACTCCAAAACATTGACTAAATTCACATTTAAAGGATAAGCATTTAAAACAGAGGGCCTTTATTTGCCCATAAAGATCAGATTTTTGTCACCATTCTGCAAGATCATTCTGCACTTTCGGCATCAGCCTAAATAACACTATTggttattttgttaaaaaaatagcaaaTTAATTTCAGCTCTCCgaattgtcacatccataacagaGAAATAACGCTGTTTCTTCTTGtaagataaataaatgttatttgtcTTTTGAAGAGCCTTCCCTTCTTTATTTGTTGGATATACAGTAGTAGTCACAGGGATGACGTCTTTTTTAATCCCAATCCCAAAACCTCATAATATCAACGTGAAGGAGAAGATTCTGAAGCAATGTTGTATTGCAGCACATTTTATACTGCCAGGAGAATCGGTCAGTATTTGCATACTAAAACGACATGGCATTACTCAATAAGACTTCAGTATTGGAAAAAGAAGGTGAAGTTCCCATAGCGTCAGCGTTTGACACAATGTCAATTGAACTTTTTCAAAAGGAAACCTATAGTGTCAGCCTTAGATGTTATGGCCACAGGCGATAAGCTGAATGTGTGATGCATACTGAAAACTGATCTGGAAACACTTCAGCAGATTCAAAGACAAAATATTTTATCGACAGTGTTTTTGTGAAACCACTCTCCAGAGTGGAAATTTTAAAAACGCTCTACTGTCACGTTCCCGTCTAAAAGGTGAAAACGCAACAATTCTGCTCACGGTGGCTCTCGTCACTGCACGTGTTTACGTCACAGGCATGCGccagttcaggaaaataacaacaaacatgtcagATTTTTCCATACGTCGGACCTTCAAGTTGCCATAGCAGCTGATAAATTTACAAGAGTCTTTCCAGAAGTTGTACGAAATATTCACAGGTAGTATTACTAATCAGAGAAGGCGCATTCATTTCCTCTATCAAATTGTTGATGCCCCAATTCATCGGAGGCACACCAGACGGCTTTGGACAAGACCTGGGAGAACAAGGAAGAAGGTTGTACGAAGGCGCGTGGACTTGGCgttgttgtgtgtcagtgcttcacattgccacctagccgcctggagtgcatactacattgaatatcacacacttttgcATCACCATATGGACGCAGACCACCCTAAAATGCTTGTATAAACACGGAATAAAAAGTGATAATGCAACGCCACTTTTGCATTTTCACTTCAAATCGTTTCTCTGTAAACGTAGTAGCCTAAGATCAAATAAATgctgcattttaaaaaatatgtgcgACATCGAAATGCGTTTCTAAAATAATTCTacacaggaaaatccccagtgttaaattaactctaccagtgttaaatcaacactatttggtgtttatataatccacaccaagatcggtgttaaaaaagactggtgttaaaaatataactctgaatcagtgttaaagttaatgagataatgaagtgatgattaagacaaatcaaatcaattacattttggacattttcctggctctaaatttttattttgataactcgttttctggagaaaatactaaaataaaaaagacaaattattaaatgtaatagatgaatactgttgggtgtatgcctccaaaagctgcaatATTTCACGTTTgcaactttaacactgattcagtgTTTTTTAACTCTCTATCAgtatctctgtttgaaaaaataaaatgataacttgcagagttattttctaaatggataagtttgacttctaaacagctgtcagaacaaaatacaagtgctcaactattccagtatccacacgcgtgatttagtagacaaatatTGTTTATGATGTGATgtctcacaagtcaaatagacatttatcacaaaatgtagcacattaaatgttaagtttgtgtttgttatgagttcatttgaagtcaccattactgtgattagtgtttcctttagttagtcatttgtcccttgaccttcactgatctaactctcctctgatagcaatagcaacaatgtttTATTAAGACCACTTGTTTGTTGCTTCATGTAGAGGGAAAACCTTCCAGACCTtctcagtttatttttattatattctactctacaaatcattgaaacatttgatcacaAATTTATTATGAAGAAATAGGCATATAAAAAACTCTATGCAAATTACATTGAATGAGACTGCTGTAATGCTTTAggttattgttgttgtttgcttaAGAAATACttcatgatttctgatacaaatctcaacaatggtgacagttaatggtaagaaagttgctaaatttttgtcatgttgcaatTCATGATGGGATTTATCaatgagttttctacaatcctggtacccagcatgcattgcggcatgaagctttgttgttgtttgtcaccatgattgtgttttataggctgattgttgaagtctcagtgtgtctgacttacaccacagattagatttgagtaaacaatatttaactcttcaggGTTTGTGGACATTTACAGCACTGTTGAATTTCATGAGAGCCTCACAGGGTTGGCAGAACATAAATTAAACTCTTATTTTCAGTGATTACTTTTTTATGATATCATTGAATCCCAAAACTTGTActttcataataataaacataaacaGTTAAAGACTTCAGttctctcatcttcctctgctttaacagatgtgttttataaacacactgccaCAATTAACAGAAGAAAACTTACACTAAACTTTaagacccaagtacccaactaaaggaaacactaatcggagCAATGGTTTcttactttattaaccagatttacagcagttctttagaagttaaacctatcatccatgtaactctgcaagcaagttgtaattttagttttcaaacagagatgatgatagtgttcatttaactatggTGATTTCATCTATTGCATGTCATAATTTGgctttcttcctcattttagtattactttctccagaaaaagagtcaacaaaataaaaattttaagacaggaacaattccaaaattgagttgatttgacacggaatgaccagcaggtgtttactattaatgactcaatcacttcattatcttattaactttaacactgatttagtgtttttttaacaccaatcttggtgtggattatataaacaccgagcagtgttaatttaacactggggattttgctgtgtagagACGTTCGtgcatgggcgtcggaaccattatatGTGGGTGGGACATGACAGGAACgtcgctgagttgctgttcgaacaGAGTCCTTTGCGAAATGTATAACGTTTTAAACGAAAGTAAAGgtcaaacaaccatgcattaggaaaattaataactgctttatttatagtatattttctatagacgtgtaaaaccatatggcggattgttttactttcactgtttcacgagtttgtctgcccatttagtcttaataattaacgggaAACAAACTTAGCTTGCtgttcttaaaggcagctccaaccttaggtcggactcgagccccaagttcaagaaacagaagaaaaaaagtAGGAGATgaggaggagagatgccagaagaattgcggccGTGCGCAGAGGCACGGAGACTCCCGTTTATCATatgcttttaatgataattgacagcactaaatgtggttCCTTTTGTTACTCGAGTTACtggttaaaatattattactgcagtaaaatagtttattttgattatggtGCCAAGATCGCTGAATAattttaacgtttttttttatagaagcctgcaattacttttttatttgcgAAATCACAGAGTTGAACGTCTTTtaattattaacattatttgtgaggtacatttgcaaatgataaagtcatacctctgaAATTGCTTGATCGATTGTAttttagaagtacacatgcttaaactcttatgacagcattGTTTCCTGACGGATACCATTAAATAAATTGCTCTCATTTTcagaatctcacatttatatttctttaagaaagagaaagagagattgtgtataacaaataaataagGGTATACAAAAATTGCATCAGtttaccttcattcgtttttcttaCCTCTTATTtcctcaaaacaaaaaatttacattgtagcctactgtcagcagagtagagaaaaaaaatgtcacaagaaaataaatgaaatatgacatctgtcattatttgcaaaatatttaagagCTATTACCAGAATTCCAACCGCAATActgtcttttatttaataaacgctaatGTTCAGGCTAATTAAAAGGAAACTTCTATGGCAGTAAATTAATTTTTCGTGGGGGGGTTGACGTGGGGACACACCCACTTTTAATTTACTTCCGATGCCATGCGTTCGTGAATGATTCAGCTATGTCCCAGGCATCCGGTCCCACTCATATAGTGTGCAATCCACCAGTCTCTAATTGTGGCGAAATCTCCAAGCCAATAAATGTGACGAGAAACAAAACGTAATTGGTTGCTTTTTGTGTCAGTCATGAGGCCTCTTGGCTGGTGCTTGGCAATTCAAGATGACCATGGCTCAACAGACCTTCGATACTGTATGAAGGTCTGGATAGTAACAGATACATTAGTAATGTTTTCAAGGTGCAATCAGGGAGTTGTAGCGGAAACTAGCGGTAAGACTGTAAATTACAACCAACGGTTCAGTCCAAAGGTCACCCGTCCTTTTCAAAACGTATTTTaaagctatggtagccgccaaaggacaaacacgtcatccTCTGAGACAACGCAGGGTCAAAACACACTccgtagaacagtttgtccgtttagagCTACTTTAGAAACATGACGCCTACTTCCATAAGGGGTTAATttaacggctcattctaaggtaataaaaacatgtttattatgtaaggtctttacacATCACTGAAAACattgttatttatattatattccatttctgtcaagagatcctcttaaattttacacattgcaccttaaAAGAAAAATGCTATTCCACAATCATTTGAAAAAGTTCTGtaaactatatttaaaaaataacctgGGTCTCCTTTGAGTCCTGGGAGTCCACGTGGCCCAGGTGCTCCTGCGTGACCTGGTGGTCCCTGCACTCCTGagaataaaaacaaatcattctCCAGATCTCTGAATTTAGATGTAAAGCACTGACCCGATCACTTCAGGCATTTATTCACTCACTTACCTCGATCTCCCTTCTCTCCTTTAGGTCCACTGTTTTGAGCCAATAGTTGCTGTCTGAACTGAAGCAGCAGAAGGACACTGATGTACGGCTTCAACAGCAACATCTGATAGTTCACAGTGGGAAAACCTTACAcaccattacttttaaataaatataattttattttgtgtttttaaagcaaatATTCACTAAAGAAAACACTTCATGTCTCATGATAATATTGAGGAAATTAACTCCAGATATGTTTGACTTGTAAACAGGAAACGTCTGTCTCATGGCACAGGACACAACTTACAAAGTCTTTTCATtaacaacattttaaagttaGTTCAGTTCAGAAACACCTTGTATACCTTAATTTAGTTTATTATATGTAATTTGAATACTTTATTACTATTTTATGCATATTTTACTTTTCTTTCattgtttcatttaaatataaatgcaaGTCCTCCAAGATCCTGAAGACCACAACAAACTCTTTCTTTGTGAGTGTATAAGCACACTTAAGCAAATAAAATCCATTTAATTAAGATTGTGAAgatgtaatttaaatgtatctaaatgtacatttaaatgcatCTCAGATGATATTTTAACAGTACAGTAAACAAGCTTAACAGCATACACCTACTTATAATGACTACAATCTGAATACTGTAAGTATTGTGTATAACAAAAACATGTTTTGCAACATTTTTGTAGTTCACTTCAATAAATAAGCTCATATAACCATTCCTGTTTTTATCTTatattgttttcatttattttgaatAGCATTCATTACATACCATTTTACTGCAGGAGAAGATCACAGCCAACGATAGATGTCCAAGTTATCAAAATCACACAACTGACCGGACAGAGGAGGCTCTTGTTGTTTAAACTGATGTTGTGAGAAACTGACCCACCTCACAGATACACTGCCTTCATAATGTGCACATTGTGCAATGCACTTTCAGACTTGACACCACACCATCACATGATAATACTACAAAAATAATCAATTCATGACACACCAAGTCCTTAAGAGGATCTGATTGTCACGGTCCGATCAGCCTTGTAGATGTTTTTGGTTGAGTGTCTTGTGACAGAGCATGAAGTCTGGATTCTGATTCAGTCACGCTTTGGGTCTTGTCCGTTGCTTGTTGTAAACACATGGACTTTAAGGTTTCATTGCGTCATTTGTTCttgttttgtgttatattgGAGCATGAAGATTCCAGCAATTATTGTTTGTCAAGTGGTTGAAACTGTGAGACACTGGCCAtagagttggggttaggatcCATGctgtcaatattttactattatTCAGCTGTACTgcggtaaaaaaaaacagtaacactttaaatgataaaaacagcTTATTGCAAATAGTTTCAGTAAAATTTAAAGCACTTGTTTGCAGTGAAGCTGCCAGGTTTTACAGACAAAACAACAGATTTTTGCTGTATTTTTGGGATGTTATGATTACAGTAAAAAATTTTGCAGTATTTACAGTGAACTTATATCGACTAAATATCAAGTAACACTTCACTCTAAGAGACATAAACACAAATCAAACCAAATTGCCACTCAAAgcataaatgttttttcatttaatttgtcACTCATCTTGCATGTTTCATCATCGTCACTGTTTAACTATATTGCAATGGTTACAGGCCAGGGATGGATTGGTAATCTGTGCgttctggaaaagtccagaATGGCCGTTCAACGGAGGGCCGTCGCCAAAAAAAGTCTAATAACGCAATATGAAGAGCCAACAGCAGGGGCACTAATACGATCACTTATATGATCCTACGTGTAAGAAAAACGAGGAAGAAGATTCGGCCTTCTAGCTAGCGGTGATCATAGATAGTGGCCGTGATTGGTCCATGGATTGAGCATCCACAGATCCAGATTGAGCATCCTGAGCATCCACAGCCTGGTCATGATGAGGGACTGACAGAGTTAACTTCACATCAGCAAGTGGtcctccctgctgaaaaaaccagcataccagcaaaaccagcatatgttgtgttttggtgctggttttcaagtgaacaccagctaaaccagcatcaccaccagcattagcaccagctaaaccagcaccaaaccagcattagcaccagctaaaccagcattagcaccagcatcccatgctggtcataccagcatatgttgtgttttcatgctggtatgctgtgaccaccagctaaaccagcat from Paramisgurnus dabryanus chromosome 6, PD_genome_1.1, whole genome shotgun sequence encodes the following:
- the LOC135767445 gene encoding cerebellin-1-like isoform X1, which gives rise to MAPVYFIFLLMLQSGLLHGGEPNCPAHCGVPGTPGHNGLPGRDGRDGKDGAIGPKGEKGEPGEKGDRGVQGPPGHAGAPGPRGLPGLKGDPAQNLITPEKIKDIEERLRVTEETLKVLKQENEGKKVAFSAGLLASGLQQTGPFADQKTLVYQKVFTNTGNAYDSNNGIFTAPVKGVYFFRFYAHSHTGNQMAVSLYKNDQPQCSVFSLKAESNANGSNGVVLTLESGDKVYTQLWENSWVYDDKESYTSFSGFLLFPM
- the LOC135767445 gene encoding cerebellin-1-like isoform X4, which codes for MLLLKPYISVLLLLQFRQQLLAQNSGPKGEKGDRGVQGPPGHAGAPGPRGLPGLKGDPAQNLITPEKIKDIEERLRVTEETLKVLKQENEGKKVAFSAGLLASGLQQTGPFADQKTLVYQKVFTNTGNAYDSNNGIFTAPVKGVYFFRFYAHSHTGNQMAVSLYKNDQPQCSVFSLKAESNANGSNGVVLTLESGDKVYTQLWENSWVYDDKESYTSFSGFLLFPM
- the LOC135767445 gene encoding cerebellin-1-like isoform X3, coding for MMLLLKPYISVLLLLQFRQQLLAQNSGPKGEKGDRGVQGPPGHAGAPGPRGLPGLKGDPAQNLITPEKIKDIEERLRVTEETLKVLKQENEGKKVAFSAGLLASGLQQTGPFADQKTLVYQKVFTNTGNAYDSNNGIFTAPVKGVYFFRFYAHSHTGNQMAVSLYKNDQPQCSVFSLKAESNANGSNGVVLTLESGDKVYTQLWENSWVYDDKESYTSFSGFLLFPM